A section of the Arcobacter roscoffensis genome encodes:
- the mog gene encoding molybdopterin adenylyltransferase has product MSEKQIAKIGIITASDRASKGIYEDISGKAIEETMNDYLTSPWEPVYRCIEDDQKTIEDTMKDLVDNQGCCLVVTTGGTGPAARDVTPEATEAVCDRMMPGFGELMRAESLKFVPTAILSRQTAGLRGSSLIVNLPGKPKSIRECLDAVFPAIPYCIDLMEGPFLECNEEVIKPFRPKKK; this is encoded by the coding sequence ATGAGTGAAAAACAAATAGCAAAAATAGGAATTATTACAGCATCTGATAGAGCTAGTAAAGGAATTTATGAAGATATTAGTGGAAAAGCTATTGAAGAGACAATGAATGATTATTTAACATCACCCTGGGAACCTGTATACAGATGTATTGAAGATGATCAAAAAACTATTGAAGATACTATGAAAGATTTAGTTGATAATCAGGGCTGTTGTTTAGTAGTAACAACAGGAGGAACTGGACCTGCTGCAAGAGATGTAACACCAGAAGCTACTGAAGCTGTATGTGATAGAATGATGCCAGGTTTTGGAGAACTTATGAGAGCTGAGTCTTTAAAGTTTGTACCAACTGCAATTTTATCAAGACAAACAGCAGGATTAAGAGGAAGTTCATTGATTGTAAATTTGCCAGGTAAACCAAAATCAATTAGAGAATGTTTAGATGCTGTATTTCCTGCGATTCCATATTGTATCGATTTGATGGAAGGACCTTTTTTAGAGTGTAATGAAGAGGTAATAAAGCCTTTTAGACCAAAAAAGAAGTAA